The Gallus gallus isolate bGalGal1 chromosome 28, bGalGal1.mat.broiler.GRCg7b, whole genome shotgun sequence genome has a segment encoding these proteins:
- the AP3D1 gene encoding AP-3 complex subunit delta-1 isoform X1, with protein sequence MALKMVKGSIDRMFDKNLQDLVRGIRNHKEDEAKYISQCIDEIKQELKQDNIAVKANAVCKLTYLQMLGYDISWAAFNIIEVMSASKFTFKRIGYLAASQCFHEGTDVIMLTTNQIRKDLSSPNQYDTGVALTGLSCFVTPDLARDLANDIMTLMSHTKPYIRKKAVLIMYKVFLKYPESLRPAFPRLKEKLEDPDPGVQSAAVNVICELARRNPKNYLSLAPLFFKLMTSSTNNWVLIKIIKLFGALTPLEPRLGKKLIEPLTNLIHSTSAMSLLYECVNTVIAVLISLSSGMPNHSASIQLCVQKLRILIEDSDQNLKYLGLLAMSKILKTHPKSVQSHKDLILQCLDDKDESIRLRALDLLYGMVSKKNLMEIVKKLMIHVDKAEGTTYRDELLTKIIDICSQSNYQYITNFEWYISILVELTRLEGTRHGHLIAAQMLDVAIRVKAIRKFAVSQMAMLLDNAHLIASNTQRNGICEVLYAAAWICGEFSEHLEEANQTLEAMLRPKVTTLPGHIQAVYVQNMVKLYASILQQKEQAGEKEAAQEITQLMIERLPQFVQSADLEVQERASCILQLIKYIQKLQVKEVPVAEEVIALFAGELNPVAPKAQKKVPVPEGLDLDAWINEPPSDSESEDEKPKTIFHDEEQRHSKPRHPEMDEEELARRREARKQEQANNPFYIKSSPSPQKRYQDTPGVEHIPVVQIDLSVPLKVPGMPMSDQYVKLEEERRHKQKLEKDKKKKKQKKEKRGKHHRHNSLHTESEEDIAPAHHVDIITEEMPENALPSDEDDKDPNDPYKALDIDLDKPLADSEKLPVQRHRNAEALKTPESEVPPVEKKSKKPKKKEKKHKEKEKDKGKKKEKEKKVVEEEEEEKKEEDLDFWLSTAPPPGSAAQPQSGPQTSAAVASEPEGVKKEEREEQQEEEEEDEGKKSSKHKKKKHKKEKEEKSKDKKKSKKKHHHSEEEMAESVQNGTLDDEPLPPMSSYRLLAENPYIKTTYDIQGNLQNDSQVTVSVIFENKSTSFLKSMELNVLDSLNTKMLRPEGSSVHDGIPVPFQLPPGISNEAQFVFTLQSIVMAQKLKGTLSFIVKNDEGSTHEKLDFKLHFSCASYLITTPCYSDAFAKLLESGDLHMSSIKVDGISISFQHLLAKICFHHHFSVVERVDSCASMYSRSIQGHHVCLLVKKGENSVSIDGKCSDPTLLSNLLDEMKETLSKC encoded by the exons ATGGCgctgaagatggtgaagggcaGCATCGACCGCATGTTCGATAAGAACCTGCAGGACCTGGTGCGGGGGATCCGCAACCACAAGGAGGATGAG GCAAAGTACATCTCCCAGTGCATCGATGAGATCAAGCAGGAGCTGAAGCAGGATAACATTGCAGTGAAAGCAAATGCTGTCTGCAAGCTCACATAT TTACAGATGCTGGGCTACGACATCAGCTGGGCTGCTTTCAACATTATCGAAGTCATGAGTGCATCCAAGTTTACATTCAAA AGAATTGGATACCTAGCTGCCTCTCAGTGCTTTCACGAAGGGACTGATGTTATTATGTTGACTACCAATCAAATCCGGAAG gaTCTGAGTAGCCCTAACCAATATGATACAGGAGTTGCACTGACTGGCTTGTCCTGTTTTGTTACTCCAGATCTTGCCAGGGACTTGGCAAACGACATCATGACCTTG ATGTCTCACACGAAGCCTTATATCAGGAAGAAGGCAGTGTTAATCATGTACAAAGTGTTTTTGAAGTACCCGGAGTCCCTCCGTCCTGCGTTTCCTCGCCTTAAAGAGAAACTTGAAGACCCGGATCCTG GTGTGCAGTCTGCTGCAGTAAATGTTATTTGTGAGCTGGCTCGACGCAATCCCAAGAACTACCTTTCCCTTGCTCCACTGTTTTTCAAGTTGATGACGTCCTCAACCAATAATTGGGTTCTCattaaaatcataaaactg TTTGGTGCTCTTACTCCACTAGAACCCAGACTGGGGAAGAAACTGATTGAGCCTCTGACCAACCTCATACACAG CACCTCAGCCATGTCTCTCTTATACGAATGTGTGAACACAGTAATAGCAG TTCTGATCTCACTGTCCTCTGGGATGCCCAATCACAGCGCCAGCATCCAG ctttgtGTACAGAAGTTAAGGATATTGATCGAGGACTCTGACCAGAACT tgaaatacctgggattgctgGCTATGTCCAAAATCCTGAAAACACATCCCAAGTCGGTTCAGTCTCACAAAGACCTCATTCTCCAGTGTCTGGATGACAAAGATGAGTCTATCCGACTCAGAGCTTTGGACCTCCTGTATGGCATG GTATCAAAGAAGAACTTGATGGAGATAGTGAAGAAACTGATGATCCACGTGGATAAAGCAGAAGGGACGACGTATCGGGATGAGCTGCTGACTAAAATCATTGATATCTGTAGTCAGTCCAATTACCAGTACATCACCAACTTTGAGTG GTACATCAGCATCTTGGTGGAACTGACTCGGTTGGAAGGCACGCGGCATGGGCACCTGATAGCAGCCCAGATGTTGGATGTGGCTATCAGAGTGAAAGCGATCCGTAAATTTGCAGTTTCTCAGATGGCCATGCTGCTGGACAACGCTCATCTCATCGCCAGCAACACCCAGAGGAACGGGATCTGCGAGGTGCTGTATGCTGCTGCTTGGATATGTGGGGAGTTCTCCGA GCACCTGGAAGAAGCAAATCAAACATTGGAAGCCATGCTGAGGCCTAAAGTTACTACTCTACCCGGCCACATCCAGGCGGTTTATGTGCAGAACATGGTGAAGTTGTATGCGTCCATCCTGCAGCAGAAAGAGCAGGCTGGGGAGAAGGAGGCAGCTCAGGAAATCACCCAGCTGATGATTGAGCGTTTGCCTCAGTTCGTGCAGAGCGCGGATCTGGAAGTTCAGGAGAGG GCTTCTTGTATCTTGCaactaataaaatatattcagaagcTACAAGTGAAAGAAGTGCCTGTAGCTGAGGAAGTAATAGCCCTGTTTGCTGGCGAGCTGAACCCTGTGGCTCCTAAGGCACAGAAGAAGGTCCCAGTTCCAGAGGG CTTGGACCTGGATGCGTGGATCAACGAACCTCCATCGGACAGTGAGTCTGAAGATGAAAAGCCCAAAACAATTTTTCATGATGAGGAGCAAAGGCATTCCAAGCCCCGACATCCAGAGATGGATGAAGAAGAACTGGCCAGG CGTCGAGAAGCCCGGAAACAAGAACAGGCAAACAATCCCTTTTATATTAAAAGCTCTCCTTCCCCGCAGAAG CGTTACCAGGACACTCCAGGTGTGGAACATATCCCCGTGGTCCAGATCGACCTTTCTGTCCCCTTGAAAGTTCCAG GAATGCCAATGTCTGACCAGTATGTGAAACTGGAAGAAGAACGGAGACACAAACAGAAACTGGAGaaggacaagaaaaagaaaaagcagaaaaaggagaagagagggaaacaTCACCGCCATAACTCACTGCACACAGAGAGTGAGGAGGATATTGCTCCTGCCCACCACGTGGATATCATCACAGAAGAGATGCCGGAG AATGCATTGCCCAGTGATGAGGATGACAAGGATCCCAATGATCCATACAAGGCGCTCGATATAGATCTGGATAA ACCCTTAGCAGACAGTGAGAAGCTGCCAGTGCAGAGACACAGGAATGCTGAGGCCCTGAAGACGCCAGAGTCTGAAGTTCCACctgtagagaaaaaaagcaagaaacccaaaaagaaggaaaagaaacacaaagaaaaggagaaagacaaagggaagaagaaggagaaagagaaaaaggtagtagaggaagaagaggaggagaagaag GAGGAAGATTTGGATTTCTGGCTCTCCACAGCTCCCCCAcctggctctgctgcccagccacAG AGCGGGCCTCAAACGAGTGCTGCTGTTGCATCTGAGCCTGAAGGggtaaaaaaggaagaaagggaagagcagcaggaagaagaggaggaggatgaagggAAG AAATCTTCCAAgcataagaagaaaaagcacaagaaagagaaagaagagaaatcgaaggataaaaagaaatccaaaaagaAGCATCACCACAGCGAGGAGGAGATGGCAGAGTCTGTGCAGAATGGAACACTAGATGATGAGCCACTACCA CCCATGTCCAGCTACCGCCTCCTTGCCGAAAACCCATACATTAAAACG ACCTACGATATCCAAGGAAACCTGCAGAACGATAGCCAAGTGACCGTCTCTGTTATCTTTGAGAACAAAAGCACTAGCTTCCTTAAGAGCATGGAACTCAATGTCCTGGACTCTCTCAACACTAAGATGCTCCGACCGGAAGGATCATCAGTGCACGATGGGATACCGGTGCCCTTCCAGCTGCCCCCTG GAATCTCTAACGAAGCCCAGTTTGTGTTTACACTTCAGAGTATTGTTATGGCTCAGAAGTTAAAAGGAACGCTGTCCTTTATAGTCAAA AATGATGAAGGTTCAACCCATGAAAAACTAGATTTCAAATTGCACTTCAGTTGCGCTTCATACTTGATCACGACGCCTTGCTATAG TGATGCTTTTGCCAAGCTCCTGGAGTCTGGAGATCTGCACATGAGTTCTATTAAAGTCGATGGAATTAGCATTTCTTTCCAACATCTCCTGGCAAAGATCTGTTTTCATCATCATTTTTCAG TTGTGGAGCGTGTTGATTCCTGTGCATCCATGTACAGCCGTTCCATCCAAGGTCATCACGTCTGCCTGCTGGTAAAAAAG GGAGAGAACTCTGTATCCATAGATGGGAAATGCAGCGATCCCACCCTGCTCAGCAACTTGTTGGATGAGATGAAAGAGACATTGTCCAAGTGCTGA
- the AP3D1 gene encoding AP-3 complex subunit delta-1 isoform X2 has protein sequence MTLMSHTKPYIRKKAVLIMYKVFLKYPESLRPAFPRLKEKLEDPDPGVQSAAVNVICELARRNPKNYLSLAPLFFKLMTSSTNNWVLIKIIKLFGALTPLEPRLGKKLIEPLTNLIHSTSAMSLLYECVNTVIAVLISLSSGMPNHSASIQLCVQKLRILIEDSDQNLKYLGLLAMSKILKTHPKSVQSHKDLILQCLDDKDESIRLRALDLLYGMVSKKNLMEIVKKLMIHVDKAEGTTYRDELLTKIIDICSQSNYQYITNFEWYISILVELTRLEGTRHGHLIAAQMLDVAIRVKAIRKFAVSQMAMLLDNAHLIASNTQRNGICEVLYAAAWICGEFSEHLEEANQTLEAMLRPKVTTLPGHIQAVYVQNMVKLYASILQQKEQAGEKEAAQEITQLMIERLPQFVQSADLEVQERASCILQLIKYIQKLQVKEVPVAEEVIALFAGELNPVAPKAQKKVPVPEGLDLDAWINEPPSDSESEDEKPKTIFHDEEQRHSKPRHPEMDEEELARRREARKQEQANNPFYIKSSPSPQKRYQDTPGVEHIPVVQIDLSVPLKVPGMPMSDQYVKLEEERRHKQKLEKDKKKKKQKKEKRGKHHRHNSLHTESEEDIAPAHHVDIITEEMPENALPSDEDDKDPNDPYKALDIDLDKPLADSEKLPVQRHRNAEALKTPESEVPPVEKKSKKPKKKEKKHKEKEKDKGKKKEKEKKVVEEEEEEKKEEDLDFWLSTAPPPGSAAQPQSGPQTSAAVASEPEGVKKEEREEQQEEEEEDEGKKSSKHKKKKHKKEKEEKSKDKKKSKKKHHHSEEEMAESVQNGTLDDEPLPPMSSYRLLAENPYIKTTYDIQGNLQNDSQVTVSVIFENKSTSFLKSMELNVLDSLNTKMLRPEGSSVHDGIPVPFQLPPGISNEAQFVFTLQSIVMAQKLKGTLSFIVKNDEGSTHEKLDFKLHFSCASYLITTPCYSDAFAKLLESGDLHMSSIKVDGISISFQHLLAKICFHHHFSVVERVDSCASMYSRSIQGHHVCLLVKKGENSVSIDGKCSDPTLLSNLLDEMKETLSKC, from the exons ATGACCTTG ATGTCTCACACGAAGCCTTATATCAGGAAGAAGGCAGTGTTAATCATGTACAAAGTGTTTTTGAAGTACCCGGAGTCCCTCCGTCCTGCGTTTCCTCGCCTTAAAGAGAAACTTGAAGACCCGGATCCTG GTGTGCAGTCTGCTGCAGTAAATGTTATTTGTGAGCTGGCTCGACGCAATCCCAAGAACTACCTTTCCCTTGCTCCACTGTTTTTCAAGTTGATGACGTCCTCAACCAATAATTGGGTTCTCattaaaatcataaaactg TTTGGTGCTCTTACTCCACTAGAACCCAGACTGGGGAAGAAACTGATTGAGCCTCTGACCAACCTCATACACAG CACCTCAGCCATGTCTCTCTTATACGAATGTGTGAACACAGTAATAGCAG TTCTGATCTCACTGTCCTCTGGGATGCCCAATCACAGCGCCAGCATCCAG ctttgtGTACAGAAGTTAAGGATATTGATCGAGGACTCTGACCAGAACT tgaaatacctgggattgctgGCTATGTCCAAAATCCTGAAAACACATCCCAAGTCGGTTCAGTCTCACAAAGACCTCATTCTCCAGTGTCTGGATGACAAAGATGAGTCTATCCGACTCAGAGCTTTGGACCTCCTGTATGGCATG GTATCAAAGAAGAACTTGATGGAGATAGTGAAGAAACTGATGATCCACGTGGATAAAGCAGAAGGGACGACGTATCGGGATGAGCTGCTGACTAAAATCATTGATATCTGTAGTCAGTCCAATTACCAGTACATCACCAACTTTGAGTG GTACATCAGCATCTTGGTGGAACTGACTCGGTTGGAAGGCACGCGGCATGGGCACCTGATAGCAGCCCAGATGTTGGATGTGGCTATCAGAGTGAAAGCGATCCGTAAATTTGCAGTTTCTCAGATGGCCATGCTGCTGGACAACGCTCATCTCATCGCCAGCAACACCCAGAGGAACGGGATCTGCGAGGTGCTGTATGCTGCTGCTTGGATATGTGGGGAGTTCTCCGA GCACCTGGAAGAAGCAAATCAAACATTGGAAGCCATGCTGAGGCCTAAAGTTACTACTCTACCCGGCCACATCCAGGCGGTTTATGTGCAGAACATGGTGAAGTTGTATGCGTCCATCCTGCAGCAGAAAGAGCAGGCTGGGGAGAAGGAGGCAGCTCAGGAAATCACCCAGCTGATGATTGAGCGTTTGCCTCAGTTCGTGCAGAGCGCGGATCTGGAAGTTCAGGAGAGG GCTTCTTGTATCTTGCaactaataaaatatattcagaagcTACAAGTGAAAGAAGTGCCTGTAGCTGAGGAAGTAATAGCCCTGTTTGCTGGCGAGCTGAACCCTGTGGCTCCTAAGGCACAGAAGAAGGTCCCAGTTCCAGAGGG CTTGGACCTGGATGCGTGGATCAACGAACCTCCATCGGACAGTGAGTCTGAAGATGAAAAGCCCAAAACAATTTTTCATGATGAGGAGCAAAGGCATTCCAAGCCCCGACATCCAGAGATGGATGAAGAAGAACTGGCCAGG CGTCGAGAAGCCCGGAAACAAGAACAGGCAAACAATCCCTTTTATATTAAAAGCTCTCCTTCCCCGCAGAAG CGTTACCAGGACACTCCAGGTGTGGAACATATCCCCGTGGTCCAGATCGACCTTTCTGTCCCCTTGAAAGTTCCAG GAATGCCAATGTCTGACCAGTATGTGAAACTGGAAGAAGAACGGAGACACAAACAGAAACTGGAGaaggacaagaaaaagaaaaagcagaaaaaggagaagagagggaaacaTCACCGCCATAACTCACTGCACACAGAGAGTGAGGAGGATATTGCTCCTGCCCACCACGTGGATATCATCACAGAAGAGATGCCGGAG AATGCATTGCCCAGTGATGAGGATGACAAGGATCCCAATGATCCATACAAGGCGCTCGATATAGATCTGGATAA ACCCTTAGCAGACAGTGAGAAGCTGCCAGTGCAGAGACACAGGAATGCTGAGGCCCTGAAGACGCCAGAGTCTGAAGTTCCACctgtagagaaaaaaagcaagaaacccaaaaagaaggaaaagaaacacaaagaaaaggagaaagacaaagggaagaagaaggagaaagagaaaaaggtagtagaggaagaagaggaggagaagaag GAGGAAGATTTGGATTTCTGGCTCTCCACAGCTCCCCCAcctggctctgctgcccagccacAG AGCGGGCCTCAAACGAGTGCTGCTGTTGCATCTGAGCCTGAAGGggtaaaaaaggaagaaagggaagagcagcaggaagaagaggaggaggatgaagggAAG AAATCTTCCAAgcataagaagaaaaagcacaagaaagagaaagaagagaaatcgaaggataaaaagaaatccaaaaagaAGCATCACCACAGCGAGGAGGAGATGGCAGAGTCTGTGCAGAATGGAACACTAGATGATGAGCCACTACCA CCCATGTCCAGCTACCGCCTCCTTGCCGAAAACCCATACATTAAAACG ACCTACGATATCCAAGGAAACCTGCAGAACGATAGCCAAGTGACCGTCTCTGTTATCTTTGAGAACAAAAGCACTAGCTTCCTTAAGAGCATGGAACTCAATGTCCTGGACTCTCTCAACACTAAGATGCTCCGACCGGAAGGATCATCAGTGCACGATGGGATACCGGTGCCCTTCCAGCTGCCCCCTG GAATCTCTAACGAAGCCCAGTTTGTGTTTACACTTCAGAGTATTGTTATGGCTCAGAAGTTAAAAGGAACGCTGTCCTTTATAGTCAAA AATGATGAAGGTTCAACCCATGAAAAACTAGATTTCAAATTGCACTTCAGTTGCGCTTCATACTTGATCACGACGCCTTGCTATAG TGATGCTTTTGCCAAGCTCCTGGAGTCTGGAGATCTGCACATGAGTTCTATTAAAGTCGATGGAATTAGCATTTCTTTCCAACATCTCCTGGCAAAGATCTGTTTTCATCATCATTTTTCAG TTGTGGAGCGTGTTGATTCCTGTGCATCCATGTACAGCCGTTCCATCCAAGGTCATCACGTCTGCCTGCTGGTAAAAAAG GGAGAGAACTCTGTATCCATAGATGGGAAATGCAGCGATCCCACCCTGCTCAGCAACTTGTTGGATGAGATGAAAGAGACATTGTCCAAGTGCTGA
- the MOB3A gene encoding MOB kinase activator 3A isoform X2 has product MSHALKQVAVQLPPGEEQNDWVAVHVVDFFNRINLIYGTISDYCTEQSCPVMSGGPRYEYRWQDEHKYRKPTALSAPQYMNLLMDWIEVQINNEDIFPTNVGTPFPRNFLPVVKKILSRLFRVFVHVYIHHFDRITQMGSEAHVNTCYKHFYYFVKEFNLIDTKELEPLKEMTAQMCH; this is encoded by the exons ATGTCCCACGCTTTGAAGCAG GTGGCCGTGCAGCTGCCGCCGGGCGAGGAGCAGAACGACTGGGTGGCCGTGCACGTGGTGGACTTCTTCAACCGCATCAACCTCATCTACGGCACCATCAGCGATTACTGCACCGAGCAGTCGTGCCCCGTCATGTCGGGCGGCCCCCGGTACGAGTACCGCTGGCAGGACGAGCACAAGTACAGGAAGCCCACGGCCCTGTCTGCCCCGCAGTACATGAACCTGCTGATGGATTGGATCGAGGTGCAGATCAACAACGAGGACATCTTCCCCACCAACGTCG GGACGCCCTTCCCCAGGAATTTCCTGCCGGTGGTGAAGAAGATCCTCTCGAGGCTCTTCCGCGTCTTCGTCCACGTCTACATCCACCACTTCGACCGGATCACGCAGATGGGGTCGGAGGCGCACGTGAACACGTGCTACAAGCACTTCTACTACTTCGTCAAGGAGTTCAACCTCATCGACACCAAGGAGCTGGAGCCGCTG AAGGAGATGACAGCACAGATGTGCCACTGA
- the MOB3A gene encoding MOB kinase activator 3A isoform X1, which produces MSHALKQVFNKDKTFRPKRKFEPGTQRFELHKKAQASLNAGLDLKVAVQLPPGEEQNDWVAVHVVDFFNRINLIYGTISDYCTEQSCPVMSGGPRYEYRWQDEHKYRKPTALSAPQYMNLLMDWIEVQINNEDIFPTNVGTPFPRNFLPVVKKILSRLFRVFVHVYIHHFDRITQMGSEAHVNTCYKHFYYFVKEFNLIDTKELEPLKEMTAQMCH; this is translated from the exons ATGTCCCACGCTTTGAAGCAGGTGTTCAATAAGGACAAAACCTTCCGGCCCAAGCGCAAATTCGAGCCGGGCACGCAGCGCTTCGAGCTGCACAAGAAGGCTCAGGCGTCGCTGAACGCCGGGCTGGACTTGAAGGTGGCCGTGCAGCTGCCGCCGGGCGAGGAGCAGAACGACTGGGTGGCCGTGCACGTGGTGGACTTCTTCAACCGCATCAACCTCATCTACGGCACCATCAGCGATTACTGCACCGAGCAGTCGTGCCCCGTCATGTCGGGCGGCCCCCGGTACGAGTACCGCTGGCAGGACGAGCACAAGTACAGGAAGCCCACGGCCCTGTCTGCCCCGCAGTACATGAACCTGCTGATGGATTGGATCGAGGTGCAGATCAACAACGAGGACATCTTCCCCACCAACGTCG GGACGCCCTTCCCCAGGAATTTCCTGCCGGTGGTGAAGAAGATCCTCTCGAGGCTCTTCCGCGTCTTCGTCCACGTCTACATCCACCACTTCGACCGGATCACGCAGATGGGGTCGGAGGCGCACGTGAACACGTGCTACAAGCACTTCTACTACTTCGTCAAGGAGTTCAACCTCATCGACACCAAGGAGCTGGAGCCGCTG AAGGAGATGACAGCACAGATGTGCCACTGA
- the MKNK2 gene encoding MAP kinase-interacting serine/threonine-protein kinase 2: MVQKKSELAGFHRSFTGQNPFELSFEQPPRLQPEFDFDCPPRPDMPSSQPIDIPDAKKRPKKKKRCRATDSFSGRFEDVYQLQEEVLGEGAHARVQSCINLITNKEYAVKIIEKRRGHIRSRVFREVEMLYQCQGHRNVLELIEFFEEEERFYLVFEKMRGGSILTHIHRRRHFNELEASVVVRDIARALHFLHNKGIAHRDLKPENILCESPDQVSPVKICDFDLGSGIKLNGDCSPISTPELLTPCGSAEYMAPEVVEAFSEEASIYDKRCDLWSLGVILYIMLSGYPPFVGHCGSDCGWDRGEACPTCQNMLFESIQEGKYEFPDKDWAHISFGAKDLISKLLLRDAKKRLSAAQVLEHPWVQGCAPDNTLPTPIILQRNSSAKELTSFAAEAMAVNRQLTQRDEDEEEEEERPIIIKAASRAVQLSPPSESQLAQRRQRSSAAKAVAAGQHLVTPLVLVADQA; the protein is encoded by the exons ATGGTGCAGAAGAAATCGGAGCTCGCGGGGTTCCACCGCTCCTTCACG ggccaGAACCCCTTCGAGCTGTCGTTCGAGCAGCCCCCCCGCCTGCAGCCCGAATTTGACTTTGACTGCCCACCCCGGCCTG acatGCCCTCCAGCCAACCCATCGACATCCCCGACGCCAAGAAGCGCCCCAAGAAGAAGAAGCGCTGCAGAGCCACCGACAGCTTCTCGGGGCGCTTTGAAG ACGTGtaccagctgcaggaggaggtgtTGGGGGAAGGGGCCCACGCCCGAGTGCAGTCCTGCATCAACCTCATCACCAACAAGGAGTACGCTGTCAAG ATCATCGAGAAGCGCCGCGGGCACATCCGCAGCCGCGTGTTCCGGGAGGTGGAGATGCTCTACCAGTGCCAGGGCCATAG GAACGTGCTGGAGCTGATCGAGTTCTTCGAGGAGGAGGAGCGCTTCTACCTCGTGTTCGAGAAGATGCGGGGCG GCTCCATCCTGACCCACATCCACCGGCGGCGCCACTTCAATGAGCTGGAGGCCAGCGTGGTGGTGCGGGACATCGCGCGCGCCCTGCACTTCCTGCACAACAAGG GAATAGCACACAGGGATCTGAAGCCGGAGAACATCCTGTGTGAGAGCCCGGACCAG GTGTCCCCGGTGAAGATCTGTGACTTCGACCTGGGCAGTGGCATCAAACTGAACGGGGACTGCTCCCCCATCTCCACCCCAGAGCTGCTCACCCCG TGCGGCTCGGCTGAGTACATGGCCCCGGAGGTGGTGGAGGCCTTCAGTGAGGAGGCGTCCATCTACGACAAGCGTTGCGACCTGTGGAGCCTGGGGGTGATCCTGTACATCATGCTCAGTGGGTACCCCCCCTTCGTGGGCCACTGCGGCTCTGACTGCGGCTGGGACCGGGGCGAGGCGTGCCCCACCTGCCAG AACATGCTGTTTGAGAGCATCCAGGAGGGCAAATACGAGTTCCCCGACAAGGACTGGGCACACATCTCCTTTGGGGCCAAAGACCTCATCTCGAAGCTGCTGCTGCGGGACGCCAAGAAGCggctcagtgctgcccaggtCCTGGAGCACCCCTGGGTGCAGGGG TGCGCCCCGGATAACACCCTGCCGACCCCCATCATCCTGCAGAG GAACAGCAGTGCCAAAGAACTCACCTCCTTCGCCGCAGAGGCCATGGCCGTCAACAGGCAGCTGACCCAGCGCGAtgaggacgaggaggaggaggaggagcgccCCATCATCATCAAAGCAGCCTCCAGGGCCGTGCAGCTCTCGCCGCCCTCCGAGTCCCAGCTGGCGCAGCGGCGGCAGAGGAGCAGCGCGGCCAAAGCGGTGGCTGCGGGGCAGCACCTGGTGACCCCGCTGGTCCTGGTGGCCGACCAGGCCTGA